In Aspergillus oryzae RIB40 DNA, chromosome 6, one genomic interval encodes:
- a CDS encoding uncharacterized protein (maltase glucoamylase and related hydrolases, glycosyl hydrolase family 31), with protein MHLKKLLTSAAALSGSVFAQSKDGVEDLDGPGDDLYVKDLSGCPGYKATKHWQTRSGFYADLTLAGPACNVFGTDLPDLKLEVEYQTSDRLHVKILDTNNTVYQVPDSVFPRPGFGEWCSPKDSKLKFDFQADPFSFTVSRTDTGEVLFDTTGNKLVFESQYVYLKTHLPQNPHLYGLGEHSDAFMLNTTNYTRTIYTRDAYGTPQGENLYGAHPIYFDHRQTGTHGVFLLNSNGMDIFIDNNSTQFLEYNIIGGVLDFYFIAGPTPRDVAIQYAEITQTPLMTPYWGLGYHQCKYGYQDVYEVAAVVANYSTNNIPLETIWTDIDYMDRRRIFTIDPERFPADLYKDLVDTIHARDQHYIVMVDPAVYYKESNPALDEGLKYDIFMKENNGSEYQGVVWAGPSHFPDWFHPDSQQYWSEQFLAFFDGTNGPDIDALWIDMNEPANFYNHPYPGNNTTPENFAEVDGDPPAAPAVRDGPDAPIPGFPASLQPNWVQGNATEKRSTAAVVKRQRSQSRRNLGAGHWKSPKGKFDARAGWQHGKQTGSGCGPNECKGLPNRHLIRPPYMIQNGAGPTLADSTADTDLVQSGGYVQYDTHNLYGAMMSSHSHNAMRARRPDDRALVITRSTFAGSGKDVSHWLGDNVSGWLWYQLSISQILQFASLYQIPVVGPDVCGFGGNVTETLCARWATLGSFYTFFRNHAEIYANSQEFYRWPTVAQAARNGISIRYQLLDYIYTAIYKQNQTGTPALNPLFFNYPNDPNTYPIDLQFFYGDGILVSPVTEENSTSVTFYLPDDIFYEWGTGKPVRGQGEYVSLDNIDYTDITIHYKGGIVYPQRIESANTTTALRQKGFNIVVAPGLDGRAEGSLYLDDGVSVVQDTVSEIDFVYENGKLTMTGSFEYEAGVGIETITVLGVESKPEGDDVEYDAENKKLVKHVDVPLTASIISYTVYEAVTTGQSMCIT; from the exons ATGCATCTTAAGAAGCTGCTGACCTCGGCTGCAGCCCTCAGTGGCTCCGTCTTTGCCCAGAGCAAGGATGGCGTGGAGGATCTCGATGGCCCCGGCGATGACCTATACGTGAAGGATCTTTCTGGATGCCCGGGATACAAGGCCACCAAGCACTGGCAGACTCGGTCTGGCTTTTATGCGGACCTGACTCTCGCAGGTCCGGCATGCAACGTCTTCGGCACTGATCTCCCGGACTTGAAGCTCGAAGTCGAGTATCAGACCAGCGATCGACTCCACGTCAAGATCTTGGACACCAACAACACTGTCTACCAGGTTCCAGACAGTGTCTTCCCGCGTCCGGGATTTGGCGAATGGTGCTCCCCGAAGGACAGCAAGCTCAAGTTTGACTTCCAGGCCGACCCCTTCTCGTTCACGGTGTCTCGAACTGATACCGGTGAAGTGCTCTTCGACACCACCGGCAACAAGCTGGTGTTCGAGAGCCAATATGTCTACCTGAAGACACACCTTCCGCAGAACCCGCATCTGTACGGTCTGGGTGAGCACAGTGATGCATTCATGCTCAACACGACCAACTACACCCGGACCATCTACACCCGTGATGCTTACGGAACACCGCAAGGCGAGAACCTGTACGGTGCTCATCCGATCTACTTTGACCACAGGCAGACCGGGACTCACGGAGTGTTCCTGCTCAACTCTAACGGaatggatatcttcatcgacAACAACTCCACCCAGTTCCTTGAGTACAACATCATTGGCGGTGTTCTCGATTTCTACTTTATTGCCGGACCTACCCCACGTGACGTGGCCATCCAGTACGCTGAAATCACTCAGACCCCGTTGATGACTCCTTATTGGGGACTTGGTTACCACCAATGCAAGTACGGCTACCAAGACGTCTACGAGGTTGCCGCTGTCGTCGCCAACTACTCCACCAACAACATTCCTCTCGAGACGATCTGGACTGATATCGACTACATGGACCGTCGTCGCATCTTCACCATTGACCCAGAACGGTTCCCGGCCGATCTGTACAAAGACCTTGTGGACACCATCCATGCGAGGGACCAGCATTACATCGTCATGGTCGATCCCGCCGTGTATTACAAGGAGTCTAACCCGGCGCTTGATGAAGGTCTCAAATATGACATTTTCATGAAGGAGAACAATGGCTCTGAATATCAGGGTGTCGTCTGGGCTGGCCCGAGTCACTTCCCGGATTGGTTCCACCCTGACTCTCAGCAGTACTGGAGTGAGCAGTTCCTGGCCTTCTTCGACGGAACCAATGGCCCAGACATTGATGCTCTATGGATCGACATGAACGAGCCCGCAAACTTCTACAACCACCCATACCCTGgcaacaacaccacccccGAGAACTTCGCCGAGGTGGATGGTGACCCTCCCGCGGCGCCAGCAGTCAGAGACGGCCCCGATGCTCCTATCCCTGGATTCCCGGCCAGCCTTCAACCAAACTGGGTTCAGGGCAACGCGACTGAAAAGCGCTcaactgctgctgttgtCAAACGTCAACGCTCGCAGTCCCGCCGCAACCTCGGCGCCGGTCACTGGAAGTCCCCCAAGGGCAAGTTCGACGCGCGTGCTGGCTGGCAACACGGCAAACAGACCGGTTCTGGTTGTGGCCCCAACGAGTGCAAGGGTCTTCCCAACCGTCATCTCATCAGGCCGCCGTACATGATCCAGAACGGCGCCGGTCCCACGCTTGCCGACAGCACTGCCGACACGGATCTGGTGCAGAGTGGTGGATACGTCCAGTATGATACCCACAACCTTTACGGCGCTATGATGTCCTCGCATTCCCATAATGCTATGCGCGCCAGGCGTCCGGATGATCGGGCTTTGGTGATTACCAGGAGCACGTTTGCTGGGTCCGGAAAGGATGTGTCCCACTGGCTTGGAG ACAATGTATCCGGGTGGCTTTGGTACCAGCTCTCAATCAGCCAAATCCTGCAGTTCGCGTCCTTGTACCAGATCCCCGTTGTGGGTCCCGACGTTTGTGGCTTCGGTGGTAATGTCACGGAGACACTCTGTGCCAG ATGGGCAACCCTTGGCTCCTTCTACACATTCTTCCGCAACCACGCCGAGATCTACGCGAACTCGCAAGAATTCTACCGCTGGCCCACAGTAGCTCAAGCCGCTCGCAACGGAATCTCCATCAGATACCAGCTCC TGGACTACATCTACACAGCCATCTACAAACAGAACCAAACCGGTACACCTGCCCTAAACCCCCTGTTCTTCAACTACCCCAACGACCCCAACACCTACCCCATCGACCTCCAATTCTTCTACGGAGACGGCATCCTCGTTTCCCCCGTcacagaagaaaacagcaCAAGCGTCACCTTCTACCTCCCCGACGACATCTTCTACGAATGGGGCACCGGCAAGCCCGTCCGCGGCCAGGGTGAATACGTCTCCCTCGATAACATCGACTACACGGACATCACCATCCACTACAAGGGTGGTATCGTCTATCCCCAGCGTATCGAGAGCGcaaacaccaccaccgcttTACGGCAGAAGGGTTTCAACATTGTTGTTGCGCCGGGCTTGGATGGCCGTGCTGAGGGTTCGCTTTATCTTGATGATGGAGTGTCGGTTGTGCAGGATACTGTGTCTGAGATTGACTTTGTCTATGAGAATGGTAAGCTTACCATGACTGGCTCGTTTGAGTATGAGGCTGGGGTTGGTATTGAGACTATCACTGTTTTGGGTGTGGAGAGTAAGCccgagggtgatgatgtggagtaTGATGCGGAGAATAAGAAGTTGGTCAAGCATGTTGACGTGCCTTTGAcgg CTTCTATCATATCCTATACTGTCTACGAAGCTGTCACTACGGGACAAAGCATGTGTATCACTTGA
- a CDS encoding flavin-containing monooxygenase (predicted flavoprotein involved in K+ transport): MEPTKKYDIIIVGAGMAGINTAYRIQTMLPNYSYAVLEARGAAGGTWDLFQYPGVRLDTGIHTFGFPWQPYHTSKNMLDGSSIFEYINSTARAYKIEDHILFNHRLKTLNWDSQQSQWNLTAACQDQEPRFIAEFVIFATGYYDYDRPLPAEIPGLSDYKGVVVHPQFWPEKLDYAGKKIAVIGSGSTAISLVPKLAETASAVTMIQRSPSYIVSLPNGSGDSWMNRLLPVMVLHKLRRYVWMAVMLGAYNFCRTFPQSARSIVLWLTAKQLPDHVPLSPHFEPRYKVWDERLLACPDGDFFQSLHTNKVNIETANIQTVTESAVSLDNGRTVDADIIVTATGLKMQVGGGTHFELDNAPCNTADKVMWKGMMQQDIPNSFFVLGHLTDASWTLGADATALFICRMIKHMEKENIRAATPRLHGSAGQPRQLWNLSSNYMLREQGNVPRAGEIPPWQPRTNYILDSLDARYGSFDTCMEFSGEYRDDVGSMTEITEEK, encoded by the coding sequence ATGGAGCCCACAAAGAAATACGATATAATTATAGTCGGGGCCGGCATGGCCGGTATCAACACGGCTTATCGCATCCAGACCATGCTACCGAACTACTCATATGCGGTTCTTGAAGCTCGAGGCGCTGCTGGTGGTACGTGGGACCTCTTTCAGTACCCTGGAGTCCGACTAGACACTGGCATCCACACATTTGGATTTCCGTGGCAGCCATACCACACCAGCAAGAATATGCTCGATGGTAGTTCCATCTTCGAATATATCAACAGCACTGCCAGGGCATATAAGATCGAGGATCACATTTTGTTTAACCATCGACTTAAAACCCTGAATTGGGATTCTCAGCAAAGCCAGTGGAATTTAACTGCGGCGTGTCAAGATCAGGAGCCTCGTTTCATTGCAGAATTCGTGATATTCGCGACGGGCTACTATGATTATGACCGGCCGCTCCCAGCAGAGATACCAGGCTTGAGCGACTATAAAGGAGTGGTCGTACATCCCCAATTCTGGCCAGAGAAGCTCGATTATGCCGGGAAAAAGATCGCCGTCATTGGTAGCGGTTCTACCGCAATATCACTTGTTCCCAAGCTCGCAGAGACGGCATCTGCTGTCACAATGATCCAGCGAAGTCCAAGCTACATTGTATCTCTTCCGAATGGAAGTGGGGATTCATGGATGAATCGACTGCTGCCTGTTATGGTATTACACAAACTCAGGCGCTATGTGTGGATGGCAGTCATGCTAGGAGCCTATAACTTCTGTCGGACTTTTCCGCAATCTGCAAGAAGTATTGTGCTGTGGCTGACAGCCAAACAACTTCCTGACCATGTTCCCCTGTCGCCTCATTTCGAACCCAGATATAAAGTGTGGGATGAGCGTCTATTAGCATGTCCCGACGGGGATTTCTTCCAAAGTCTGCACACCAACAAAGTCAATATTGAGACGGCGAACATTCAAACAGTCACCGAGAGCGCTGTTAGTCTCGACAACGGCAGGACCGTCGACGCAGATATCATTGTAACCGCTACAGGTCTTAAAATGCAAGTGGGGGGTGGAACCCATTTCGAATTGGACAACGCCCCCTGTAATACTGCTGATAAAGTCATGTGGAAAGGCATGATGCAGCAAGATATTCCGAACTCCTTTTTTGTGCTGGGGCATCTGACTGATGCGTCATGGACGCTTGGAGCAGACGCCACTGCTCTATTCATCTGTCGGATGATAAAACatatggagaaagagaatattcGGGCGGCCACACCTCGCCTGCACGGCTCGGCAGGTCAGCCTCGTCAGCTTTGGAACTTAAGCTCTAACTACATGCTGAGGGAACAAGGGAATGTACCCAGGGCGGGAGAAATACCACCATGGCAGCCTCGGACAAACTACATACTGGACTCTTTGGACGCTCGGTATGGATCCTTTGACACATGTATGGAGTTTTCAGGAGAGTATCGAGATGATGTGGGTAGCATGACCGAAATCACGGAGGAGAAATAG
- a CDS encoding putative MFS multidrug transporter (synaptic vesicle transporter SVOP and related transporters (major facilitator superfamily)), with amino-acid sequence MARLQNWWTTWDEIHDRLAPLEDTTSYRPGAAFPGDKDTSAVSMPSSDKGRHDEVEAGPSIMSKMSSNRADEHYKLVKLSEQETLVEFKEGSSANPNNWDFNKKVYNVLIALFVVLNSGVSSSLPSNAVPAIMEDFDQPGDGQKVLPTAIFLIGYVVGPLAFSPLSETIGRKPVLTWTFTVFVLATLACALAPNWPSLLVFRAICGTMGAAPQTVIGGVYADMFSDLRSRGRVMAFYMSAASFGPIVGPIISGCSVQYGWRWTFRIDLIFAGISWIGLMFMSETFAPVILKQRAARLRKESGCNSYLSRQELQNGGFRYSTTQIITRPITMLVFEPIILFTALYISLAYSLVFFYFQAYPIIFEGTYNFDVQTTSLTYIPNRKKKVGIGAASSGLISLYYDTIYEKAKKAGKSWTTSPELHRLPISCIAGPCLTISLFWLGWTANRNIHWIAPVLSGLLFGVGYQMIFISLLTYVTDAYKIYSASALAASVIMRSIVGALFPLAADPLYSTLGVGWATSVLGFASLACIPIPFALLYAGPWIRKRSPFCQRLLEEDSLKERAERSAGDV; translated from the exons GGAGACATGACGAGGTGGAGGCTGGGCCTTCCATAATGTCCAAGATGAGCAGTAATAGAGCAGACGAGCATTACAAGTTGGTCAAATTGTCGGAGCAGGAGACACTTGTTGAATTCAAAGAGGGGTCATCAGCGAACCCGAACAATTGGGACTTT AATAAAAAGGTGTACAATGTTCTCATAGCGTTGTTCGTTGTTCTCAATAGCGGTGTATCATCCTCTCTACCTAGCAATGCGGTCCCTGCTATCATGGAAGATTTCGACCAGCCCGGTGATGGACAGAAGGTCTTACCAACAGCCATATTCCTTATCGGATATGTTGTAGGTCCTCTAGCCTTTAGCCCATTAAGTGAGACTATTGGTCGGAAGCCGGTTCTCACTTGGACTTTCACTGTCTTTGTCCTGGCAACTCTTGCCTGTGCTTTGGCACCGAATTGGCCCTCACTCCTAGTTTTTCGAGCTATCTGCGGCACTATGGGTGCGGCGCCACAGACAGTGATCGGTGGAGTATACGCGGATATGTTTTCAGACCTACGGAGCCGGGGACGGGTGATGGCTTTCTATATGTCG GCTGCAAGCTTCGGTCCAATTGTTGGACCGATAATCTCTGGGTGTTCAGTCCAGTACGGATGGCGATGGACCTTTCGCATTGACCTAATCTTCGCCGGTATTTCCTGGATAGGGCTTATGTTTATGTCAG AAACCTTTGCACCCGTCATTCTGAAGCAACGGGCTGCCAGGCTAAGAAAGGAGTCGGGGTGCAATTCTTATCTGTCTCGGCAAGAGCTGCAGAATGGAGGCTTTCGATACAGCACTACTCAGATCATCACCCGTCCAATCACTATGCTTGTCTTTGAACCCATCATTCTGTTCACGGCTCTCTACATCTCTCTCGCATACAGTCTGGTCTTTTTCTACTTCCAGGCGTATCCCATTATCTTTGAAG GTACATACAACTTCGACGTCCAAACCACATCCCTCACCTACATCCCCA accgaaaaaaaaaagtcggCATCGGCGCCGCCTCCTCAGGCCTAATCTCACTATACTACGACACAATCTACGAAAAAGCCAAAAAAGCCGGAAAATCCTGGACCACCAGCCCGGAACTGCACCGACTCCCCATATCCTGCATCGCCGGTCCCTGCCTAACAATCAGTCTATTCTGGCTCGGCTGGACCGCAAACCGCAACATCCACTGGATCGCACCCGTGCTATCCggcctcctcttcggcgTCGGCTACCAAATGATCTTCATTTCGCTACTCACGTACGTCACAGACGCGTACAAGATTTATTCAGCGAGCGCTCTCGCCGCATCGGTTATCATGCGGAGTATAGTGGGTGCGCTGTTCCCGCTTGCTGCGGATCCGTTGTATTCGACTTTGGGTGTTGGGTGGGCTACCTCTGTCTTGGGGTTTGCTAGTTTGGCGTGTATTCCGATTCCCTTTGCGTTGCTTTATGCGGGGCCTTGGATTAGGAAGAGGAGTCCGTTTTGTCAGCggttgttggaggaggattCTTTGAAGGAGAGGGCGGAGAGGTCGGCGGGGGATGTTTAG